Proteins encoded by one window of Microcoleus sp. FACHB-68:
- a CDS encoding helix-turn-helix transcriptional regulator produces the protein MSEDPRQIFGGHIRNFRKQAGMSQEKLAEVCGLHRTYVGAVERGERNVSLLNIVVLARALNIKPAELLEGIF, from the coding sequence ATGAGTGAAGATCCAAGACAAATTTTTGGTGGCCATATACGCAACTTTCGCAAACAGGCAGGAATGTCTCAAGAGAAGCTTGCTGAAGTTTGTGGTTTGCACAGGACTTATGTAGGTGCTGTAGAACGCGGTGAACGAAACGTTAGCCTCCTTAATATTGTTGTACTAGCTCGTGCCCTCAACATAAAACCCGCAGAGCTTTTGGAAGGAATCTTTTAA
- a CDS encoding DUF1269 domain-containing protein — translation MSLGLPKCGIGAFSSRQEVESALTELKNSDYPMDKVSVVVRDANPEDELTSSESEFVRDKTVGGLAKGALTVGALGSLGGLLVGLSTLAIPGLGAVAVAGSKVALGGLFAGGYYGTAAGGIIGAALGNGISKEQARIYDEHLAKGDYLVILNASEDELTHAESILNNQGIQQWGTYTTT, via the coding sequence ATGAGTTTGGGTTTACCAAAATGCGGCATAGGTGCATTTTCCAGCCGGCAAGAAGTAGAATCGGCTCTCACAGAGTTGAAAAATTCTGATTACCCGATGGATAAAGTTTCTGTTGTGGTGCGCGATGCCAATCCAGAGGATGAACTCACCAGTTCCGAGAGTGAATTCGTTCGGGATAAAACCGTTGGGGGTCTGGCAAAAGGTGCCCTCACAGTCGGCGCTTTGGGCAGTCTCGGTGGCTTATTAGTTGGACTGAGTACATTGGCGATTCCTGGCTTGGGTGCAGTCGCAGTTGCCGGCTCTAAAGTTGCCCTAGGGGGTTTGTTTGCCGGCGGCTATTATGGCACAGCAGCCGGTGGCATTATTGGCGCAGCACTTGGCAACGGCATCTCAAAAGAGCAAGCCAGAATTTATGACGAGCATCTGGCTAAAGGTGATTATTTAGTCATCCTAAATGCCAGCGAAGACGAACTCACTCATGCTGAATCGATTCTGAATAATCAAGGGATTCAGCAGTGGGGAACTTACACGACAACCTGA